The sequence CGGTGTGCCAGAGAGGTAAAGCGCCGCGCCGACCAGCAGCGAGATAACCACCGCCGCTACTCCCAGCCTCCTGCGGGTTGAAGTGCTCATGTGTGCGAGTCCGCCCAACTAAGATCACGCGGCTGCTGGTTCGTATATTGAACGGCTCTGGCAGGATGAAACCTCTCTCACCGTCTTCTGGAAAGTGGATTTTCGCCTTCCTGCGCGTCGCAGAACCGAACGACGGGAGCGCAATGGCCAGTCCGAAGCTCAGAGCATTTCCACACCGACTCGCGACGGCTGGGTCTCTCATGACGCCTGCGCTCCAGAACGATGGACAACCCCCCGAGTAAGAACAACGCGTAGATGCGCGGCTCGGGCACGGCTGCAACCGTGACGGTGTCGATTGCGGGTATGCCCACGAGGTTCCCAAACCACAGTGTGGTAGATCCGCTATTATCAGAAGTGAAGGCAAACGACTGGGGTTGCCAGCCCATCGCCCGCTGGTCTCCTGAACCGGGTGGAGCCTGGTAGTCTTCCGATGTGCCAGCGGCGGATACTCGGAGAAGCGCCGGCGGACCGTTGTAAGAATCTGTCGCGAGCCAAAAGGACACCACGTACGGCTGGTTGGGTGCCGTGCTAAATGTCTGCCCGATCGCATTAACGCCGAAGTAATATCCCAATTCCACACAGTAGCCTCCTGAATCTTGGCTCCTGTCGGCGAGGTACTCAACGCTACCGTTATAAGTGCCGTTGTAACCCGTCATGGTGGTCCAACCGGTAATGAAGTTGTTGCCGGCTGGAAAGAGTGGAACTGCTGGTTGACCATTGGTGAGTCCAGGTGAGTCGAAGGCACCATTCTGAAATCCGATCTGTGCCTGGGAGGTGAGCGGAAGGGCAATCAGTATCCAACTTCCAACGAGACATAATCGTGTATTCATACCATGGATCAGACGTCTCTAACGAAGGACAAAGTCGGCGAGCGGGGCCAGTCGCGCTGGTAACGCTCAATTATGCCTGTGAGTCATGCCACGATGAAATCACTCGCACGATTTTCTGGAAAGCGCATTTTCGCTTCCTATTCTGCTAACTGCAGGCGGAGCCCGTAAGGGCGCACGTTTTCATTTCGGCGGCGTCAACTTGATCCATTTGTTCAGATACCATTCGAGCACAGGAGTGAAAGGTGTGTCGGCGAGCAAGTACAGGACAGGGGCATAAACGAAGCGCAGCACGGTCGTCAATTGTGGGTTGCGCAGCTTCGCGTCAATTCGTGCCGCAGGCCCAATGCTCACAATGTAGGCGACAACGAGGATAAACGCCCACGTCAGAAATGAGCCGATGCCACGGTTGGCGCGGTTTTGAGTTGCGGTAATCATTGGCGGTCCGCACGACGTTGCGCCGACAATGTAGCGTCTGCATCAGTTTCGCACGATAAAATGTGTCGCGCGCGATCAGGGTTTTTGAAGGCGAAGCAGCAGGCGCTCAGGTTTACCAGCGCGTTGTCAGCCAGTAAACCGCCCCGGCGATGATGGCGGCGGACGGCAGCGTGATGACCCACGACAACACGACGCCGATGACCGGCTTCCATTTCGCCTGTCGCGTGGTAATGCCGATGCCGAGCAGCGCTCCAACGCTGACGTGCGTCGTGCTGACCGGCAAACCGTGGTAGCTGGCGGTGTTCACCAGGAGCGCGGTGGCGAGATTCGCCGCGAATCCCTGGCCCGGATTCATGCCGGTGATTTTGTTGGCCATCGTGTCAGCGACTTTCCTGGCATTGAGCAGTCCGCCGACCGCCATCGCCACAGTGACAGCAACCAACCCCCATTGAATTCTCAACGCCGTCGCCACCAGCAGCAGCGCCGCGATCTTCGGCGTGTCATTCAGCCCGCGCGCAAAGCTGACTGCGCCCGCCGAAAGAAAATGCAGTCCGTCCAGGAGTTTGCCCGCATTGATGCCGAGGAAACTCCCGGTGTACCGCTGCTGGCACACCGCGGATTGGCCGACAGTGACAGTGAACCTGGGCAGTGTCTCTGCCGCAAACAAGCCATCGGGACGCGGCACCGGCAGGATTTGAGTTTCTGCGCCGATGCAGACGCACATTTCCTTGCCGATGCCGGACCGCAGTCGTACCGCTCGCAGGACGCCATACACGGTCGCGCCGGCAATGACGGCGATGAAGGGCGCAAACAACAACGGCATGACGAAGTTCTTGCCGAGGGCGGAAAAGTTTACGCTGCTCACGCCTGTAACCAGCCCGGCTCCGACGAGCGCCCCGGTCAGACCGTGGGTGGTTGAAATGGGAAAACCGAGCAGGGTAGCCAGAACAACCGTGGCTCCCGCGCCCAACGCCACGGCGAGAAGAAACTCCGGTTGGGCGGTCAACGCATCCGGCACGAGTCCCTTGCCGGAAAATGTTTTGAGCAGCGATTCGGCCAGAAAGATGGCGGCAATGCTGCCCGCGCCCGTCGTGATCGTGGCCCAGGTGATGGCTGTCTTATAGGAACAGGTGCGGCTGCCGAACAGTGAGGCCACACCTTTGAAGTTGTCGTTGGCGCCGTTGGAATACGCGAGGAAGCAGGTCGCCAGAAGGAGGAAAATAATCATGGCCGGATGGAAGCGGAGGTTGCTTTCACGTATGCCTGATTGTGCATACGTAAAAGGTGAACCGCAAGCGGAAATTCCTCCGCGTCAGCCGGGCAGTTTGTCGAGGCGGAACGTGCAGCAGCCGAGATCAAGGATGTTGTTGTTGGCCGTGACCTGGCTTTTCAACTTGCGCGTCACGCCGTAGCGCCGTTCCTTGCCCTGTTTCTCGACTTCCAGCAGGCCGGCCTCCCGCATGATGCGAAGATGTTTGGAAACATTATACTGCGAAGCCTTCAACCGGTCGGCGATCGCATTAACACTCAACGGCTCCTTGAAGAGCAGGCGTAGAATGCGCAGGCGGGTTTCCTCGCCCAAAGCTTTGAGCGCAGCCAGGCAGTCGAGTCCGGTCATGGCGATAATCTATCCTCGAATCATTTGACCGGGCAAGCCGGCAGAGAATCCGGTTTCATTTCAGCATCGGCGGCCGGTCAATCCACAGGCTCAGACTGGTTTCAATTAACAGATTCGTTTTATCCGCCCAAATAACATATGATTCCCGGTGAAGCCGAATTGCCAACCAATCTTTCTGAAACATTTCTCCTTGATGCCGGGTTCATAGAGAAGAATGGAAATCACCAAGGAAAAGATGAACTTTAATTCGCTCACCCTGAGCACACTTACCATAACCCTGTTGCTCGCGGCCCCCAGCCCGGCGACGGCTCAAGCGACCAGGAAATTCGAACCAAAACAACTGCGGGAAGATTTTCAAATCGCCCGGCAGTCCCTGGTGGAAGGCCATAGCTGCCTCTACCGGTGCACAAAAAAGGCCGACCTCGATCGTATCTTTGATGAGGCCGAAAAATCCCTGGACCACCCCATGGATTCCTACGAATTCTATCGGGTGATGGCGCCAACCATCGCCGCCATCAAGTGCGGCCATACCGGCGTGAGCATGTCGGCCGATGTTCGCGCGGAGATCGAGGCCCTGCCATGGCTCCCGTTCAACGTGAAGGTGCTGGAGTCTAAAGCGTACATCTTCAGGGATTACGCGAAAGGTGGGAGCTTGGCCGGGAAGGAAATTCAATCGATCAACGGTGTGCCTGTCGCCCGCATCATTTCCACGATGCTTGCCGCCTCAATGAAGGATGGTGATGTGCAAACCACCCGCCAAAGGGATATCAGCGGTAATTTCGCGAGGAACCTCATCGCTTTACTTGGATTGAGAGCTCCCTACGAGGTGGTAATGGCCGATGCTGGAAGCAAACCGACGGAGAAGGTTCAAGTCGCGGGTCTAAAACACGATGAGCTGGCCAGGATGGCAAAAACGCTCTACCCTCAGGACGAGGGAAGCAAGGAGTTCGCAGATTTGAAATTTTTCGACGAGGGGCAAATCGCGCGTCTGACTTACTCCATTTTTGGGGAGAACGTGGAAGAAGGCCGGGCGTTCATGAAACGCGCTTTTGAAACCATCCAATCCAAAGATTCCAAGGCGCTCATCCTGGACCTGAGAGGCAACGGCGGGGGTGAAGGCGAGCTTGGGGGACTCCTGCTGTCCTACCTCCTGGTCACACCGTTCAATTACTACGACGATCTCCTCATCAACAAGAACTGTGGCATGAGTTACAGTTTCTCGAAGTTCACCGACGACCACCGCGACCTGACTGTCCCACCGGGTTTGGCTGAGCTCCGAGCCGACGGCAAAGTCCACCAGATCGTGGATTCTCTCTTGGCTGTCCAGCAGCCAAGCAAACCCACGTTCACCGGTCCAGTTTACATCTTGATCGACGGCGGCTGTCTCTCGACCACTTCGGAATTCCTGACCGAAGTCGACGTTCATCATCGCGCCAGCTTCATCGGGGAAGAAACCGCCGGCTGTTACTACGGCAATAACTCCGGAACGGTGATCAAAATCACCCTCCCCAACACCAAGCTGGGGATTTTTATCCCGCTAATGAGCTGCTATATGTCCGTAGGAGGCCATCACGAGCACGACGCTGCGCGTGGTGTGCTTCCGGATTTCCCCGTGAAGCGAACCATCGCCGATCTCGTGGCCGGGGTTGATCGGGATTTCGAGCTGGCGTTGGAGCTAGCTCGAAAGAAACGATAAAGCGTTAAACACTTTGCACTAGTGCAGCCTTTGCATCGGAGGCCTGGTGGTCGGCGTCCGGAATCAGGAAACAATTGCTGCGCGATGAAACGATTAAGCGATGCGAGGTCGCGTCACTGCATAACGGTAGAGCACCCGTGCCGGCCAAAGAAACTGTGAACGATTGAATTTCATGCACACCCATACGGCCGCGCTCAAGTAACACATTCATCAAACATCCGGCTGTGTAAGGCGCAACTCATAGTAGATCAGGGGAGTGTTTCGATACGTAACCCGTCCCACTTCGGTGCAACCGCAGCGCGCGTAAAAGCGCCCCGCTCCGGCGTCGGCGTCATAGGCATCGAGGCGAATCGCATCCGCCGGCCAGGCTCGGGCGATCCTTGCGGCTTCTTCCAGGCAGCGTCGGCCAATTCCACGACGTTGTCTTGCCGGCGTCACCGCCATTGCGAGAAGATAAAGCGGTCTTTGGCACGGCGTGAAATAGCTCGTGTCGATCGCCCAGGGTTTTTTGGTCGCCAGCCGGAGCGTGGCAATTATCTCGTTGCCGCGCCACGCTACAAAAACCTGCGACGTGCGCATGGCGTAGAGGACGCCCTTTTCAGAAGATCTGGATGACCAGGGGCCGCGTCCGTGCAGGCCGGTCAGATGGTCGGCGATCGCGGTATGCAGCGCGGCGAGCGGGGCGGCGTCAGCGATTGTCGCGGGTTGAAGGTGAACACGCATTCGCCGGGCATCATCGCCCGGTCACCGACCCATTGATCTTTGCAGCAAGCTCTTTGGCCTCCGGCTCGCTGAAACTCCCGCTGATTTCCGCTCGCCCGCCGGGGATTTCGGTTCTGATTGATGGCGCGGAATACAGCCTGCCCTCGATGACTATCGCCAGGCGCCTGCCAACATTCTTGCGGGTCACTTCTGCAAATCGCTCTTTGCCCTCCGCGGTAAAGGCAATCTCGATCAGTGGATTTCCGTTGCGCTTATCCGCGATGACTTTGGCGGATTTCAACGCGGTCTGATCGAGCAAAACCTTCTTTTGGACGTAGAGCCGTTCCGGTTGGGCCGCGTCTCCACTCTTGTGAACCAGGACCATCTGCTCGGCGTCGCCGGACGGCGCGTCGAGCGCAAGACGCAGTTGGAAGATTGGCCGGACAGGTGAATTGGCGGCGAGGGCGGCCAATGCGACGACGCAGGTGAACAGCAGCCGGACGAGTGTTTTCATGGTGACGACAGCATGGCACGCAGGTCGGAAACTGACAAAACAGAAAGTCGGGGCTTTCTGACCGTCGCAGGAAACGACGCCGGAGCGGTTTATTCCGTACATTTTGCGCGGCCGGTTGTTTCGCCACGCTCTGCGAGTATCAGCCCTCAGGGAAATTGCTGGGCGATGGAACGATTGGCGATTCGATGTCGCGTGACTGCATAACGGTAGAGCACCCGCGCCGGCCAAAGAAACTGTGAACGATTGTATTTCATGCGTATCCGCACCGCCGCGAGCATGATCTCCTCGTAGGACCGCTTCAAGGGAACCCAGGCAAAGCCGAATTTCCGCGTCAAATGCGCCTCGCCTTCGAGGTGCCGCCGCCACGTTTCTTCCGCGGAAACATTGGGAAAACTCTGGGCATAGGCGCCCGGACGCGGAAAGAGACCGAGACTCCCGCTGCTGCTGGTGTCCAGTACGGTCAGATCCTCCAGATAACTCTCGACAGAAAACGTGATCCGCTGGTGAAACATGAAGGAGAAGAATCGCGGCAGATTTCCCTGTTGAAACACCGCGACCTGAATGTTGCCAAACTGGAAACAGGTCCGAAATTCCAAACCGACGGAGGCGAGCCAGTCTTTGTGATGGGAAATCATTTCCCGCTGTTGAGCAGTCAGGCCGCCCGCGACCGGAAGGAGCATTTTCTCCGGCTCGCTCATCTTCCGGCCCAGCAGATAGATCTGTCCCAATATTGCCGCGGGCGCGGCGGCGATCCAGAGCAGCGGCGTGTAGTCCATGGCGTCAATGCAGCCGAACCAGGCGCCAGGCCCAAAGACA comes from Candidatus Angelobacter sp. and encodes:
- a CDS encoding GNAT family N-acetyltransferase, which translates into the protein MRVHLQPATIADAAPLAALHTAIADHLTGLHGRGPWSSRSSEKGVLYAMRTSQVFVAWRGNEIIATLRLATKKPWAIDTSYFTPCQRPLYLLAMAVTPARQRRGIGRRCLEEAARIARAWPADAIRLDAYDADAGAGRFYARCGCTEVGRVTYRNTPLIYYELRLTQPDV
- a CDS encoding inorganic phosphate transporter: MIIFLLLATCFLAYSNGANDNFKGVASLFGSRTCSYKTAITWATITTGAGSIAAIFLAESLLKTFSGKGLVPDALTAQPEFLLAVALGAGATVVLATLLGFPISTTHGLTGALVGAGLVTGVSSVNFSALGKNFVMPLLFAPFIAVIAGATVYGVLRAVRLRSGIGKEMCVCIGAETQILPVPRPDGLFAAETLPRFTVTVGQSAVCQQRYTGSFLGINAGKLLDGLHFLSAGAVSFARGLNDTPKIAALLLVATALRIQWGLVAVTVAMAVGGLLNARKVADTMANKITGMNPGQGFAANLATALLVNTASYHGLPVSTTHVSVGALLGIGITTRQAKWKPVIGVVLSWVITLPSAAIIAGAVYWLTTRW
- a CDS encoding metalloregulator ArsR/SmtB family transcription factor, whose product is MTGLDCLAALKALGEETRLRILRLLFKEPLSVNAIADRLKASQYNVSKHLRIMREAGLLEVEKQGKERRYGVTRKLKSQVTANNNILDLGCCTFRLDKLPG
- a CDS encoding S41 family peptidase encodes the protein MEITKEKMNFNSLTLSTLTITLLLAAPSPATAQATRKFEPKQLREDFQIARQSLVEGHSCLYRCTKKADLDRIFDEAEKSLDHPMDSYEFYRVMAPTIAAIKCGHTGVSMSADVRAEIEALPWLPFNVKVLESKAYIFRDYAKGGSLAGKEIQSINGVPVARIISTMLAASMKDGDVQTTRQRDISGNFARNLIALLGLRAPYEVVMADAGSKPTEKVQVAGLKHDELARMAKTLYPQDEGSKEFADLKFFDEGQIARLTYSIFGENVEEGRAFMKRAFETIQSKDSKALILDLRGNGGGEGELGGLLLSYLLVTPFNYYDDLLINKNCGMSYSFSKFTDDHRDLTVPPGLAELRADGKVHQIVDSLLAVQQPSKPTFTGPVYILIDGGCLSTTSEFLTEVDVHHRASFIGEETAGCYYGNNSGTVIKITLPNTKLGIFIPLMSCYMSVGGHHEHDAARGVLPDFPVKRTIADLVAGVDRDFELALELARKKR